GTCTATGTCCCGCGTACCGGCCCATCCGCTTCGGCTTGCCGTGCACGCGTAGGGTCCGTACCGATTCGACCTTCACCGGGAAGATCGCCTCGATCGCCTGCTTGATCTCGATCTTGTTCGCGTCGCGCGCCACTTCGAAGAGGTAGCCGTTCTCCTGCTCGCGAAGCCGGGTACCCTTCTCGGTGATCAGCGCGCGGTGGACGATGGTGCGCGAATCGCGGCTCATGCGCTCAGTCGCTCCGTCAGGCTCTTGAGACCGCCCTCGGTCAAGACGAGGCAGTCGCACTTCATGAGCGCGTAGGTGTTGAGCGTGTTGCTCTCCGTCGTCTCGACACGCTCCAAATTGCGGGAGGACTTGAGAAGCGTCTCACCCGTCCGATCGAATACCCAGAGGATCTTCTTTCCTTCGAGTCCCACCTTCTTCAAGAGCTCGGCCACCGGCTTCGTCTTCGGCTCCTTGAGCTCGGGCGCCTCCACGATCACCACGTTGTCTTCCCGGGCCCGCACCGACAGGGCGCCCAGGAGCGCCGAGCGCCGGGCCTTCTGGTTCATGCGCGTCGTGTAGTCGCGCTGCTTCGGCCCGAAGGCGACGCCGCCGCCCGGCCAGAGGGGCGACGTGTTCGAGCCCGACCGCGCCCGCCCCGTCCCTTTCTGCTTCCATGGCTTCCGTCCGCCGCCGCTCACCAGAGCGCGGTTCTTCGCGGCCGCCGTGCCCTGGCGCTGATTCCCGAGGTGGCTCTTCACCGCCTCCCAGATCAGGTGCTCGTTGACCGGGGCCTCGAAGATCGCGGCCGGCAGGTCGACCGTGCCGTGCTGCTTGCCGTCGCTTCCGTATTTGCGCGCCTTGGCCATCTCGTTATCCGTTCTTCCGGATGAGGACGGTGCCGTTCGGATGACCGGGTACGCAGCCTCTCAGCCAGATCAAGTTCTGGTCCGGGTCGACGCCGATCACGTCCAGGTTCCTGACCGTGACGCGCGCGCCGCCCATGCGCCCCGGGAGGCGCTTCCCCTTGACGACGCGGCTGGGATAGGCGCTCGCGCCGATCGAGCCGGGCTGCTTGTGAGTGGTGCATCCGTGGGTGGCGCGCCCCGCCGTGAAATGATGGCGGCGCACGACGCCCGCGAACCCACGCCCTTTCGACACTCCGACGACGTCGACTTTGACGCCGACCTCGAAGAGCGCGACGGTGAGCGTCTGGCCGATCTCGTAGGCCGAGGGATCCTCGACGCGGATCTCGCGAAGCATCCGAAGGCCCGCGGCCTTGTGCTTCTTCATGTGGCCCTGCAGCGCCTTTGGAATCAGCTTCTCCCGACGCTTCCCGAATCCGATCTGGACCGCGGCGTAGCCGTCCGTCTCGGACGTCTTCACCTGGACCACCGGGCAGGGGCCCGCCGAGAGAATGGTCACCGGAACAACGTGTCCCTTCTCGTCGTAGACCTGGCTCATTCCGATTTTCTGCGCGAGCAATCCGATCATGGGCGTCCCCGGTTAGAGCTTGATCTCGATGTCCACGCCGGCCGGCAGATCGAGCTTCATCAGCGCGTCGATCGTCTGCGGCGTCGACTTCACGATATCGATGAGACGCTTGTGCACCCGGATCTCGAACTGTTCCCGGGATTTCTTGTCCACGTGCGGGGAGCGGAGCACGGTGTAGACGGACCGCTGCGTGGGCAGCGGGATCGGTCCCGCCGTCCGCGCGCCGGTCCGCTTGGCCGTGCGTACGATCTCGCCCGCCGACTGGTCGAGGACCGCGTGGTCGTACGACCGAAGGCGGATGCGGATGCGCTGGCCGGGAGCGGT
The sequence above is a segment of the Candidatus Eisenbacteria bacterium genome. Coding sequences within it:
- a CDS encoding 50S ribosomal protein L23 produces the protein MSRDSRTIVHRALITEKGTRLREQENGYLFEVARDANKIEIKQAIEAIFPVKVESVRTLRVHGKPKRMGRYAGHRPDWKKAVVTLKKGQTIELFEQV
- the rplD gene encoding 50S ribosomal protein L4, whose product is MAKARKYGSDGKQHGTVDLPAAIFEAPVNEHLIWEAVKSHLGNQRQGTAAAKNRALVSGGGRKPWKQKGTGRARSGSNTSPLWPGGGVAFGPKQRDYTTRMNQKARRSALLGALSVRAREDNVVIVEAPELKEPKTKPVAELLKKVGLEGKKILWVFDRTGETLLKSSRNLERVETTESNTLNTYALMKCDCLVLTEGGLKSLTERLSA
- a CDS encoding 50S ribosomal protein L3, which gives rise to MIGLLAQKIGMSQVYDEKGHVVPVTILSAGPCPVVQVKTSETDGYAAVQIGFGKRREKLIPKALQGHMKKHKAAGLRMLREIRVEDPSAYEIGQTLTVALFEVGVKVDVVGVSKGRGFAGVVRRHHFTAGRATHGCTTHKQPGSIGASAYPSRVVKGKRLPGRMGGARVTVRNLDVIGVDPDQNLIWLRGCVPGHPNGTVLIRKNG
- the rpsJ gene encoding 30S ribosomal protein S10, encoding MAGTAPGQRIRIRLRSYDHAVLDQSAGEIVRTAKRTGARTAGPIPLPTQRSVYTVLRSPHVDKKSREQFEIRVHKRLIDIVKSTPQTIDALMKLDLPAGVDIEIKL